Proteins encoded within one genomic window of Rubripirellula tenax:
- the cynS gene encoding cyanase, producing MTTMTETVPSLETIVTKIESIKIAKGLTWNDLAAKVGQNPVWVAAALTGQCSLSAEDCAAVSEVLELTEMECKVLQAYPYRGCLEQTIPSDPFIYRFYEIMQVYGMAMKGVAQEEFGDGIMSAIDFSIDVDREPDPKGDRVKITFSGKFLPYKKF from the coding sequence ATGACCACGATGACAGAAACCGTACCGTCGCTTGAAACCATCGTCACCAAAATTGAGTCGATCAAAATTGCCAAAGGACTCACTTGGAATGACTTGGCAGCCAAGGTCGGTCAAAACCCAGTGTGGGTAGCCGCCGCTCTCACTGGCCAATGCTCGCTCTCAGCAGAAGACTGTGCAGCCGTGTCGGAAGTTCTTGAGCTGACCGAAATGGAATGCAAGGTTTTGCAAGCGTATCCGTATCGCGGATGCTTAGAGCAAACGATCCCAAGTGATCCTTTCATCTATCGCTTTTACGAAATCATGCAGGTTTACGGGATGGCAATGAAAGGTGTCGCTCAAGAAGAATTTGGAGATGGTATCATGAGTGCGATCGACTTTTCGATTGACGTTGATCGCGAACCGGACCCCAAAGGTGATCGCGTGAAAATCACATTCAGCGGAAAGTTCTTGCCCTACAAAAAGTTTTAG
- a CDS encoding ABC transporter permease: MISNPKTWRLPRDPKWWQAKFLSFLILATLLIGWQYAVSKPAFDPAGKTDDELMLMEFNGDIVRNEAGDYIFNADKMTGLPGPLAVGAKVVEELSHPFHKNGTNDHGIGHLIMYTVARFSIGFLLASFVAIIVGVIIGLNPVIFAAVNPFLQVLKPISPLAWMPLLLYTVQKPTITAVLVVFMASLWPTVANTAFGLASIDKDYLRVSKMLEFGWFRRLFTVILPAAAPAIVAGLRISFGSALVAVVPAEMLLGELGVGYLSWMEWNNLDIAGVLFAILVMGVVGFLMDLLLSKLSKAASYAT, encoded by the coding sequence ATGATATCCAATCCCAAAACATGGCGTCTGCCCCGTGACCCCAAGTGGTGGCAAGCGAAATTTCTGAGCTTCCTTATTCTGGCCACCTTGCTAATCGGTTGGCAGTACGCAGTTTCGAAACCCGCATTTGATCCGGCCGGGAAAACCGATGACGAATTGATGCTGATGGAATTCAACGGTGACATCGTTCGCAATGAGGCGGGCGACTACATCTTTAATGCGGACAAGATGACGGGACTACCAGGTCCACTTGCTGTTGGTGCAAAAGTTGTTGAGGAACTTTCGCATCCGTTTCACAAGAATGGAACGAACGATCATGGGATTGGGCACCTGATCATGTACACCGTTGCGAGATTTAGTATTGGATTCTTGCTGGCAAGTTTCGTGGCGATCATCGTCGGCGTGATCATTGGGCTTAACCCCGTGATCTTTGCGGCCGTCAATCCATTTTTGCAGGTACTAAAGCCGATCTCGCCATTGGCGTGGATGCCGTTGCTGCTCTACACCGTCCAGAAGCCCACGATCACAGCGGTACTCGTTGTGTTCATGGCATCCCTCTGGCCGACGGTGGCCAATACGGCTTTCGGTTTGGCGTCGATTGACAAGGACTATCTGCGAGTATCGAAGATGCTGGAATTCGGATGGTTCCGGCGTCTGTTCACCGTGATCTTGCCCGCTGCTGCTCCCGCCATCGTCGCAGGCCTGCGAATCAGCTTCGGATCCGCGCTCGTTGCGGTTGTTCCTGCAGAAATGCTCCTTGGCGAATTGGGGGTTGGCTACTTGTCATGGATGGAATGGAACAACCTGGACATCGCCGGAGTGCTGTTTGCGATCCTCGTCATGGGAGTCGTCGGATTCTTGATGGATTTACTCTTATCGAAACTGTCAAAGGCGGCCAGCTATGCAACTTAA
- a CDS encoding ABC transporter ATP-binding protein — MQLKTPPEEKANEVRVNDSGSDQSSQGQLSVRSASKVFPSLTGEGEVCVFEDVSIEIANGEFVSIIGHSGCGKSTLLNILAGFDSATTGEVLVDNKPIKGPGLDRMVVFQSFALMPWLSAFENVRVAVQSAFPSWSKANVIAHTNRYLQLMGLGDIGKKMPAHLSGGMRQRVGLARAFAVQPKALMLDEPFAQIDALTRGSIQDELVRMWDKAGATVCMVTHDVDEAILLSDRIALMTNGPNARIAEIIDVDIPRPRTRELLIESDDYMKLRARILRFLIDHNRRPTALDDTAHAMEAYPTSAIQGHVDS, encoded by the coding sequence ATGCAACTTAAAACTCCCCCCGAAGAAAAAGCGAACGAAGTTCGTGTAAACGACTCAGGGTCCGACCAATCGAGCCAAGGACAACTGTCGGTCCGCTCGGCATCGAAGGTTTTCCCGTCGCTGACCGGCGAGGGCGAAGTCTGCGTATTCGAAGATGTCTCGATTGAAATTGCAAACGGTGAATTCGTTTCAATCATCGGTCACAGTGGCTGTGGCAAAAGCACTTTGCTGAACATTCTAGCGGGATTTGATTCCGCAACCACCGGCGAAGTGCTCGTGGACAATAAGCCAATCAAGGGCCCGGGCCTCGACCGAATGGTGGTATTCCAGTCTTTCGCCCTGATGCCCTGGCTGTCGGCGTTCGAGAATGTTCGCGTGGCAGTTCAGTCGGCTTTTCCGTCCTGGTCCAAAGCGAATGTGATCGCACACACGAACCGGTATTTGCAGTTGATGGGCCTCGGTGACATCGGCAAGAAGATGCCCGCGCACCTTTCAGGCGGAATGCGTCAGCGTGTCGGCTTGGCACGAGCCTTTGCGGTCCAGCCGAAAGCCCTGATGTTGGACGAACCGTTCGCTCAAATCGACGCGCTCACCCGCGGTTCGATCCAGGACGAACTTGTTCGTATGTGGGATAAGGCTGGCGCCACCGTTTGCATGGTAACTCACGACGTAGATGAAGCGATCCTTCTGAGTGACCGCATCGCATTGATGACCAATGGACCCAACGCGAGAATCGCAGAAATCATTGATGTCGATATTCCTCGACCGCGAACACGTGAGTTGTTGATCGAATCCGATGACTACATGAAGCTTCGTGCTCGCATCTTGCGATTCCTAATCGATCACAACCGTCGTCCAACGGCTTTGGACGACACGGCCCACGCCATGGAGGCTTACCCAACATCAGCGATCCAAGGACACGTTGATTCCTAG
- a CDS encoding ANTAR domain-containing response regulator, whose amino-acid sequence MNAIDSDTSFASMKSTSSLKLMLVDQSTPRRDILEKILRDSGYVNVFATSGLSDVFSLVDRIAPDVVLIELDSPNRDTLEQLRAIREQRPTPVLMFAHDQDAQTVHAAVDSGVCAYMVDSVDLNTVKPAIALAMATFNAYRRVRAEADAYRKELGTQKRLDRAKSLLMEKHSLSESEAYRTMRKMAMDENKKLNVIAEGIILGHYC is encoded by the coding sequence TTGAACGCCATCGATTCCGACACTTCGTTCGCATCAATGAAGTCGACGTCGTCGCTTAAGTTGATGCTGGTCGACCAATCAACGCCGCGTCGCGACATCCTGGAGAAAATACTCCGGGACAGTGGCTACGTGAATGTGTTTGCAACTTCAGGACTAAGCGACGTGTTTTCGTTGGTTGATCGTATAGCACCGGATGTTGTCCTGATTGAACTGGATAGCCCGAACCGCGACACCTTGGAACAGCTTCGTGCCATTCGTGAGCAGCGGCCGACGCCGGTCTTGATGTTTGCTCACGATCAAGACGCACAAACGGTGCATGCAGCAGTCGATTCTGGCGTTTGTGCTTACATGGTCGACAGCGTTGACTTGAACACGGTAAAGCCAGCGATCGCGCTCGCCATGGCAACGTTCAATGCTTACCGGCGTGTCCGCGCCGAAGCCGACGCGTATCGAAAAGAACTTGGAACTCAAAAGCGACTGGACCGAGCAAAGTCGTTGTTGATGGAAAAGCACTCGCTTTCCGAGTCCGAGGCGTATCGGACGATGCGGAAAATGGCGATGGACGAGAACAAGAAGCTAAACGTGATCGCCGAGGGAATTATTTTAGGGCACTACTGCTAG
- a CDS encoding type I restriction-modification system subunit M N-terminal domain-containing protein, with translation MSISTTIKSIQDIMRKDAGTYGDAQRIEQLAWMFFLKILDDRETEEELLDDEFKSPLPQKYRWRNWAANDEGMTGDTLLDYVNNELLPRLKSLPISAKNPRSVVIRAAFDDANQYMKNGTLMRQVVNKINEIDFNNSKDRHLFGDVYEQILKDLQSAGNAGEFYTPRAVTQFMVQQTAPQLGERIP, from the coding sequence TTGTCCATCTCAACGACCATCAAGTCCATCCAAGACATCATGCGTAAGGACGCGGGCACCTATGGGGATGCCCAGCGGATCGAGCAGCTTGCTTGGATGTTCTTCCTGAAAATCCTTGACGATCGAGAGACCGAAGAGGAGTTGCTTGACGATGAGTTCAAGTCGCCGCTGCCGCAGAAGTATCGATGGCGAAACTGGGCTGCCAATGACGAAGGCATGACCGGCGACACGCTGTTGGATTATGTGAACAACGAGCTGCTTCCAAGACTCAAGTCGTTGCCGATCTCTGCCAAGAACCCTCGCAGCGTTGTGATTCGCGCGGCATTCGACGATGCCAACCAGTACATGAAGAACGGCACGTTGATGCGGCAGGTCGTCAACAAGATCAACGAGATTGATTTCAATAATAGTAAAGACCGGCACCTGTTCGGCGATGTCTACGAACAAATCCTCAAAGACCTGCAATCCGCGGGCAACGCGGGCGAGTTCTACACGCCACGAGCGGTCACCCAGTTCATGGTCCAGCAGACCGCGCCGCAGCTCGGCGAGCGAATCCCTTGA
- a CDS encoding nuclear transport factor 2 family protein produces the protein MSIVPPFNQETAIAKIRMAEDAWNTRNAEKVSMAYSVDTQWRNRSAIFSGRDAVCEFLTIKWSQELEYRLVKELWAFGDNRIAVRFQYEYRNEFDAWFRAYGNENWQFNPEGLMEQRQASINDIEINETDRKFFWDAPGPRPADHPGLTELGM, from the coding sequence ATGTCCATAGTTCCACCTTTCAATCAAGAAACTGCGATTGCAAAGATCCGTATGGCAGAAGACGCGTGGAATACGCGCAACGCCGAGAAAGTCTCGATGGCGTATTCGGTCGACACCCAATGGCGAAACCGATCCGCAATTTTCTCAGGGCGCGATGCGGTGTGTGAGTTTTTGACCATAAAGTGGAGCCAAGAACTTGAATACCGATTGGTCAAGGAACTCTGGGCGTTTGGTGACAATCGCATCGCAGTCCGATTTCAATACGAATACCGCAACGAATTTGACGCGTGGTTCCGAGCATATGGGAATGAGAATTGGCAATTTAATCCCGAAGGCCTAATGGAACAGCGACAAGCCAGCATCAATGATATTGAGATCAATGAAACCGATCGAAAATTCTTCTGGGATGCCCCAGGTCCGCGGCCAGCTGATCACCCGGGACTGACCGAGCTAGGAATGTAA
- a CDS encoding Fic/DOC family N-terminal domain-containing protein, with protein MRAGSYVKQPTNYRAFIPAHLPPNPAIILDAELLKLLSDADRALGRLDGVATVLPNPDLFVAMFVRQEAVLSSQIEGTQSTLQDILAYEADAEQTTQPGDVEEVVNYVAAMNHGLRRLPGTIR; from the coding sequence ATGAGAGCCGGCAGTTACGTCAAACAGCCAACGAATTACCGAGCTTTTATCCCCGCTCACCTGCCCCCCAATCCAGCCATCATCCTGGATGCCGAGCTTTTAAAACTGCTTTCGGATGCTGATCGAGCACTGGGCCGTCTGGATGGGGTTGCCACTGTGCTGCCCAATCCAGACCTGTTTGTCGCGATGTTTGTTCGCCAGGAAGCGGTACTCAGTTCGCAAATCGAAGGAACACAAAGCACGTTGCAGGACATCCTTGCCTACGAAGCCGACGCGGAACAAACCACACAGCCGGGGGACGTCGAAGAGGTCGTCAACTATGTCGCCGCCATGAATCATGGCCTACGACGACTACCCGGGACAATCCGCTAA
- a CDS encoding SAM-dependent methyltransferase produces MREETGQVKKPAHEDTLQESIHGVEKKHLPHILCTTNLLLHGIDVPSQIRHDNTLSRPLRDYGPKDRVDVIVTNPPFGGMEEDGIELNFPKAFQTRETADLFLVLITHLLKDGGRGAIVLPDGTLFSEGVKTRIKEKLMDECNLHTIVRLPNGVFAPYTGIKTNLLFFTKGTPTKDIWFYEHPYPHGAKSYNKTKPIAVSEFDAEKKWWGKPDTRGGFKGRKESELAWKVTAAEIIENGYNLDIKNPHNSDTGPGDPDDLLAELESIRTASRETLDQLKSELATALASQT; encoded by the coding sequence ATCCGCGAAGAAACCGGCCAAGTCAAAAAGCCCGCCCACGAAGACACGCTTCAGGAGAGCATTCACGGCGTCGAGAAAAAGCACCTACCGCACATCCTCTGCACCACCAACCTGCTGCTGCATGGCATCGACGTTCCGTCACAGATCCGCCACGACAATACGCTCAGCAGACCGCTTCGCGACTACGGTCCGAAAGATCGCGTCGACGTCATCGTCACCAACCCACCGTTCGGCGGCATGGAAGAGGACGGCATCGAGCTGAACTTCCCCAAAGCGTTTCAAACTCGCGAAACCGCCGACCTGTTCCTCGTCCTCATTACCCATTTGCTCAAGGACGGCGGGCGCGGAGCCATCGTGCTGCCCGACGGCACGCTGTTCAGCGAAGGCGTGAAAACGCGGATCAAAGAAAAGCTAATGGACGAGTGCAACCTGCACACCATCGTCCGTCTGCCCAACGGAGTCTTCGCTCCGTACACGGGCATCAAGACCAACCTGCTGTTCTTCACCAAGGGCACGCCCACCAAAGACATCTGGTTCTACGAGCATCCGTATCCGCACGGTGCAAAGAGCTACAACAAAACCAAACCGATCGCGGTCAGCGAGTTTGACGCGGAAAAAAAGTGGTGGGGCAAGCCCGACACGCGTGGTGGATTCAAGGGACGCAAAGAAAGTGAGCTGGCATGGAAAGTCACAGCCGCCGAGATTATTGAGAATGGCTACAACCTCGACATCAAAAACCCACACAACTCCGACACTGGCCCCGGCGATCCCGACGACCTGCTTGCCGAACTGGAGTCGATCCGCACCGCCAGCCGCGAGACGCTCGACCAACTGAAGAGCGAACTGGCTACGGCTTTGGCTAGCCAAACCTGA